One Streptomyces sp. B21-105 genomic region harbors:
- a CDS encoding M1 family metallopeptidase has protein sequence MTAPAAALIGTAAVLAGGTTAHADGRPGDAPAPAAGPAPAPETLADPVFPNLGNGGYRVDAYHLDLSYDATTTLVDATATLDLRTTEALTRLSLDSLGLDIRTVRVDGRTAAFEQGDEKLRITPARPLRARQRVTVCVTYTVDPRRALAHTAWVPTPDGFAICPQPDSAHTVFPCNDHPSDKADFTFRVTVPAALRAVASGSLVCTENLAGDRTAYTYRSRSPIATELVQITVGDYVVKERRGSHGLSLRDVVPAARAEALEPALALTPGLVEWLEARLGAYPFETYGLLPCNTDDPNAFDFTGLETQTLTLYKPNFLLQAEPKIGSHMMHELVHSYFGNSVSPATWADLWINEGHADFYGLLYRYERGWADSLGLTTFEARMKDTYARGDQWRKSSGPVAAPNAANLFDSQRYLGGVLVLYALRQLIGEDAFHAVERAFLARHRNSSASTEDYIAVASHVGGQDVSGFLRDWLYGTTTPRMPGHPDWTVTPVPPSLTAPRRRSDARWHENSATL, from the coding sequence GTGACGGCCCCGGCGGCCGCCCTGATCGGCACGGCGGCAGTCCTGGCCGGGGGAACCACGGCCCACGCGGACGGGAGGCCCGGCGACGCCCCGGCCCCCGCCGCGGGCCCGGCCCCCGCCCCCGAGACGCTCGCCGACCCCGTCTTCCCGAACCTGGGCAACGGCGGCTACCGCGTCGACGCCTACCACCTCGACCTCTCCTACGACGCGACGACCACCCTCGTCGACGCCACGGCCACCCTGGACCTGCGCACCACCGAGGCCCTCACCCGGCTCTCCCTTGACTCCCTCGGCCTCGACATACGCACCGTCCGCGTCGACGGCCGCACCGCCGCCTTCGAGCAGGGGGACGAGAAGCTGCGGATCACGCCCGCCCGGCCGCTGCGCGCCCGGCAGCGCGTCACGGTGTGCGTGACGTACACGGTTGACCCGCGGCGCGCCCTCGCGCACACCGCCTGGGTCCCCACCCCGGACGGGTTCGCGATCTGTCCGCAGCCGGACTCGGCGCACACCGTGTTCCCCTGCAACGACCACCCGTCGGACAAGGCGGACTTCACCTTCCGCGTCACCGTGCCCGCCGCGCTGCGCGCCGTCGCGAGCGGCTCGCTGGTATGCACCGAGAACCTGGCCGGCGACCGGACCGCGTACACCTACCGCTCCCGCTCGCCGATCGCCACCGAGCTGGTGCAGATCACGGTCGGCGACTACGTCGTCAAGGAGCGCCGGGGGTCGCACGGGCTGTCCCTGCGCGACGTCGTGCCGGCCGCGCGGGCCGAGGCCCTGGAGCCCGCTCTCGCCCTCACCCCGGGCCTGGTCGAGTGGCTCGAGGCACGGCTCGGCGCCTACCCGTTCGAGACGTACGGACTGCTGCCCTGCAACACCGACGACCCGAACGCCTTCGACTTCACCGGCCTCGAGACGCAGACCCTCACCCTCTACAAGCCGAACTTCCTGCTCCAGGCGGAGCCGAAGATCGGCTCGCACATGATGCACGAGCTGGTCCACTCCTACTTCGGCAACAGCGTCAGCCCCGCCACCTGGGCCGACCTGTGGATCAACGAGGGCCACGCCGACTTCTACGGGCTGCTCTACCGCTACGAGCGCGGCTGGGCGGACTCCCTGGGCCTGACCACCTTCGAGGCCCGGATGAAGGACACGTACGCGCGCGGCGACCAGTGGCGCAAGTCCTCCGGCCCGGTCGCCGCGCCGAACGCGGCCAACCTCTTCGACAGCCAGCGCTACCTGGGCGGCGTCCTCGTCCTGTACGCGCTGCGCCAGCTCATCGGCGAGGACGCCTTCCACGCCGTCGAGCGGGCCTTCCTGGCCCGCCACCGCAACTCCTCGGCGTCGACGGAGGACTACATCGCCGTCGCCTCGCACGTCGGCGGGCAGGACGTCTCCGGCTTCCTGCGCGACTGGCTGTACGGCACGACGACGCCGAGGATGCCCGGTCATCCCGACTGGACCGTCACCCCGGTGCCGCCGTCCCTCACCGCGCCGCGTCGCCGCTCGGACGCGCGGTGGCACGAGAACTCGGCCACGCTCTGA
- a CDS encoding mechanosensitive ion channel family protein, translated as MNRVLTLDDGVIAGIALATGLLTAFLSRTVLRWLAKHAKRTKWSGDDVVVDALRTVVPWAAIAGGAAAAAAVLPLTKAVQHTVNQCLTVLLIFVVTVSAARVVAGLVQTLTTSRSGVAGSATIFVNITRILVLAIGFLVMLQTLGISIAPLLTALGVGGLAVALALQDTLANLFAGIHILASKTVQRGDYIKLSSGEEGYVEDINWRQTTVRALSNNLVVIPNGQLAKTNMTNYMRPEQQLTILVQVGVAYDSDLEHVEQVTSEVIAEVMEGVDGALPDHEPAIRFHTFGDSRIGFTVILGVGEFSDQYRIKHEFIKRLHRRYREEGIRIPAPARTVALQSGAVVIPQQRTAEGVVQGEMSALHD; from the coding sequence GTGAACCGCGTACTGACCCTCGACGACGGCGTCATCGCCGGAATCGCCCTGGCCACCGGTCTGTTGACGGCCTTCCTGTCGCGCACCGTGCTGCGCTGGCTGGCCAAGCACGCCAAGCGCACGAAGTGGAGCGGCGACGACGTCGTCGTGGACGCGCTGCGCACCGTCGTGCCGTGGGCGGCGATCGCGGGCGGCGCGGCGGCCGCCGCCGCGGTGCTGCCGCTGACGAAAGCGGTCCAGCACACCGTCAACCAGTGTCTGACGGTGCTGCTGATCTTCGTGGTGACGGTGTCGGCGGCGCGGGTCGTCGCCGGACTGGTGCAGACGCTGACGACGTCGCGCTCCGGCGTCGCAGGGTCGGCCACCATCTTCGTCAACATCACCCGGATCCTGGTCCTGGCGATCGGCTTCCTGGTGATGCTGCAGACGCTGGGCATCTCCATAGCCCCGCTGCTCACCGCCCTGGGCGTCGGTGGTCTCGCGGTCGCCCTCGCCCTCCAGGACACCCTGGCGAACCTCTTCGCCGGCATCCACATCCTCGCCTCCAAGACCGTCCAGCGCGGTGACTACATCAAGCTGAGCAGCGGCGAGGAAGGATACGTCGAGGACATCAACTGGCGTCAGACGACCGTGCGCGCGCTCTCCAACAACCTGGTCGTCATCCCCAACGGGCAGCTCGCGAAGACGAACATGACCAACTACATGCGTCCCGAGCAGCAGTTGACGATCCTGGTGCAGGTGGGCGTGGCCTACGACAGCGACCTGGAGCACGTGGAGCAGGTGACCTCGGAGGTCATCGCGGAGGTCATGGAGGGCGTGGACGGCGCCCTGCCGGACCACGAGCCCGCGATCCGCTTCCACACCTTCGGCGACTCGCGGATCGGCTTCACCGTGATCCTGGGCGTCGGCGAGTTCAGCGACCAGTACCGGATCAAGCACGAGTTCATCAAGCGGCTGCACCGCCGCTACCGCGAGGAGGGCATCCGGATCCCGGCGCCCGCCCGCACGGTGGCGTTGCAGTCGGGCGCCGTCGTCATTCCGCAGCAGCGCACCGCCGAGGGGGTCGTGCAGGGCGAGATGTCCGCCCTGCACGACTGA